In the genome of Globicephala melas chromosome 7, mGloMel1.2, whole genome shotgun sequence, one region contains:
- the MSTN gene encoding growth/differentiation factor 8 — translation MQKLQIYVCIYLFMLIVAGPVDLNENSEQKENVEKEGLCNACMWRQNTKSSRLEAIKIQILSKLRLETAPNISKDAIRQLLPKAPPLRELIDQYDVQRDDSSDGSLEDDDYHATTETVITMPTESDLLMQVEGKPKCCFFKFSSKIQYNKVVKAQLWIYLRPVKTPTTVFVQILRLIKPMKDGTRYTGIRSLKLDMNPGTGIWQSIDVKTVLQNWLKQPESNLGIEIKALDENGHDLAVTFPGPGEDGLNPFLEVKVTDTPKRSRRDFGLDCDEHSTESRCCRYPLTVDFEAFGWDWIIAPKRYKANYCSGECEFVFLQKYPHTHLVHQANPRGSAGPCCTPTKMSPINMLYFNGKEQIIYGKIPAMVVDRCGCS, via the exons atGCAAAAACTGCAAATCTATGTTTGTATTTACCTATTTATGCTGATTGTTGCTGGTCCAGTGGATCTGAATGAGAACAGCGAGCAAAAGGAAAATGTGGAAAAAGAGGGGCTGtgtaatgcatgtatgtggagaCAAAACACTAAATCCTCAAGACTAGAAGCCATAAAAATCCAAATCCTCAGTAAACTTCGCCTGGAAACAGCTCCTAACATCAGCAAAGATGCTATAAGACAACTTTTGCCCAAAGCTCCTCCACTCCGGGAACTGATTGATCAGTACGATGTCCAGAGAGATGACAGCAGTGACGGCTCCTTGGAAGATGATGATTACCACGCTACGACGGAAACGGTCATTACCATGCCCACAGAGT CTGATCTTCTAATGCAAGTGGAAGGAAAACCCAAATGTTGCTTCTTTAAATTTAGCtctaaaatacaatacaataaagTAGTAAAGGCCCAACTGTGGATATATCTGAGGCCAGTCAAGACTCCTACAACAGTGTTTGTGCAAATCCTGAGACTCATCAAACCCATGAAAGACGGTACAAGGTATACTGGAATCCGATCTCTGAAACTTGACATGAACCCAGGCACTGGTATTTGGCAGAGCATTGATGTGAAGACAGTGTTGCAAAATTGGCTCAAACAACCTGAATCCAACTTAGGCATTGAAATCAAAGCTTTAGATGAGAATGGGCATGATCTTGCTGTAACCTTCCCAGGACCAGGAGAAGATGGGCTG AATCCCTTTTTAGAAGTCAAGGTAACAGACACACCAAAAAGATCCAGGAGAGATTTTGGACTCGACTGTGATGAGCACTCCACAGAATCTCGATGCTGTCGTTACCCTCTAACTGTGGATTTTGAAGCTTTTGGATGGGATTGGATTATTGCACCTAAAAGATATAAGGCCAATTACTGCTCTGGAGAGTgtgaatttgtatttttacaaaaatatcctCATACCCATCTTGTGCACCAAGCAAACCCCAGAGGTTCAGCAGGCCCCTGTTGTACTCCCACAAAGATGTCTCCAATTAATATGCTATATTTTAATGGCAAAGAACAAATAATATATGGGAAAATTCCAGCCATGGTAGTAGATCGCTGTGGGTGCTCATGA